The Acidobacteriota bacterium genome has a segment encoding these proteins:
- the thiO gene encoding glycine oxidase ThiO translates to MNSPSVIVIGAGIVGCTIAHQLARSGAHVRVIETRQPGQGATRASAGILAPYIEGHESAVLRALGRRSLDQFDSFITGLRAGSGHNVVYQRNGTFELAFDDADVGRLTALSAMLSSGGIDNKWVPPQAFGDYEPLASGAARGALFIATHGFVGVTSVTLAAAAAAERLGATITTETGAIRIHSLAAGRVGVESAGVSWDADRVVLAAGSWSSQISVEGAEHVPVKPIRGQLIQLKAEPGALRRVMWGPTGYLVPWPDGTVLVGSTVEDVGFDERHTEAGVQSLLATAAALAPSLADAPMTAVRTGLRPRGPDDLPILGHSAVVPGLIYATAHYRNGVMLTPLTVQLVDDLVFHRAGDPALRDLDPARHGRL, encoded by the coding sequence GTGAACTCGCCGTCGGTGATCGTGATCGGCGCCGGCATTGTCGGCTGCACCATCGCCCATCAACTCGCCCGGTCCGGGGCGCACGTCAGGGTGATCGAAACCCGCCAGCCGGGCCAGGGCGCGACGCGCGCATCGGCCGGCATCCTTGCGCCATACATCGAAGGCCACGAGTCCGCGGTATTGCGGGCGCTCGGCCGCCGTAGTCTCGACCAGTTCGATTCGTTCATCACCGGGTTGCGCGCCGGCAGCGGCCACAATGTGGTTTACCAGCGCAACGGCACGTTCGAGCTGGCGTTCGATGATGCGGATGTCGGTCGCCTTACAGCATTGTCGGCAATGCTGTCGAGCGGCGGTATCGACAACAAATGGGTCCCCCCGCAGGCGTTTGGCGACTACGAGCCGCTGGCGTCAGGCGCCGCGCGCGGTGCCTTGTTCATCGCGACGCACGGGTTCGTGGGCGTTACCTCGGTGACCCTCGCCGCGGCCGCGGCGGCCGAGCGGCTGGGTGCGACAATCACCACTGAAACAGGGGCGATCCGGATCCATTCGCTGGCGGCGGGACGCGTTGGCGTCGAGTCGGCTGGTGTCAGCTGGGATGCCGATCGCGTGGTGCTGGCTGCCGGTAGCTGGTCGTCGCAGATCAGCGTGGAGGGCGCCGAGCATGTGCCCGTGAAGCCCATTCGCGGGCAGCTCATCCAGCTCAAGGCCGAGCCGGGTGCCCTGCGACGGGTGATGTGGGGTCCCACCGGCTACCTGGTGCCGTGGCCCGACGGCACCGTGCTCGTGGGCTCCACGGTCGAGGATGTCGGCTTCGATGAACGTCACACGGAAGCGGGCGTTCAAAGCCTGCTGGCGACGGCCGCGGCCCTGGCGCCGAGCCTGGCCGATGCGCCCATGACCGCCGTGCGCACGGGCCTTCGCCCGCGCGGACCCGACGACCTGCCCATTCTCGGCCATTCGGCGGTAGTGCCGGGCTTGATCTACGCCACCGCCCACTACCGAAACGGGGTGATGCTGACGCCCCTTACGGTGCAGCTGGTTGACGACCTGGTCTTCCACCGGGCCGGCGATCCTGCGCTTCGCGACCTGGACCCTGCGCGCCATGGCCGCCTCTGA
- a CDS encoding 4a-hydroxytetrahydrobiopterin dehydratase, with the protein MAVLTPTDLTEQLKALDGWGVAGDAIRKEFTFQDFPEAVLFVSALVPGAEDADHHPDIEIHYKRVVLTYSTHSEGGVTAKDIDGAAMADAVAASLPHLEEFGDG; encoded by the coding sequence ATGGCTGTACTGACCCCAACCGATCTCACCGAGCAGCTGAAGGCCCTGGACGGCTGGGGCGTGGCCGGCGACGCCATCCGCAAGGAGTTCACGTTCCAGGATTTTCCTGAGGCCGTGCTGTTCGTGAGCGCGCTCGTGCCCGGCGCCGAAGACGCCGATCATCATCCCGATATCGAGATCCACTACAAGCGGGTCGTCCTGACGTACTCGACGCACTCGGAGGGCGGCGTCACCGCCAAGGACATTGACGGCGCCGCCATGGCCGACGCCGTGGCCGCCAGCCTGCCGCACCTCGAGGAATTCGGCGACGGCTAA
- a CDS encoding MerR family transcriptional regulator yields MKLKKLYSSREVAQLTGLSARQLQWWAQRKIFLPAVASHKTESGGFTERRYTPIELLELMVLADLRRKGFTVQKIRKLLQVLKSRFKTRLYDAIEGGGSVTLFIGPSAGSGPPRAKSRGDGENIYARNDAGDLFNLLDDAAQPLLMLGEDIKLRQLIARERPARKRAKGRAATPRPA; encoded by the coding sequence ATGAAACTCAAGAAGCTGTATTCATCGCGCGAAGTGGCCCAGCTCACCGGGCTCAGCGCGCGACAGCTTCAGTGGTGGGCGCAGCGGAAGATCTTTCTGCCTGCGGTCGCCTCACACAAGACCGAGTCCGGCGGCTTTACCGAACGTCGCTACACCCCGATTGAATTGCTCGAGCTGATGGTGCTGGCGGACCTGCGCCGCAAGGGCTTCACCGTTCAGAAAATTCGCAAGCTGCTGCAGGTGCTGAAGTCGCGATTCAAGACGCGCCTCTACGACGCCATCGAAGGCGGCGGCTCCGTCACGCTGTTCATCGGCCCTTCGGCAGGCTCCGGGCCGCCCCGAGCGAAGTCGAGGGGAGACGGCGAGAACATCTACGCCAGGAACGACGCCGGCGACCTGTTCAACCTGCTGGATGATGCCGCGCAGCCGCTGCTGATGCTGGGCGAGGACATCAAGCTGCGACAGCTGATTGCGCGTGAGCGGCCGGCGCGCAAGCGCGCCAAGGGCAGGGCGGCCACCCCCAGGCCGGCTTGA
- a CDS encoding type II toxin-antitoxin system prevent-host-death family antitoxin encodes MKRTTSVVQLKARLSEYLRIVKAGHELVITERGVPVARVVPLDEAERKSTRRARLARAGLLKAGRGKLPKWFLQAPAGEPSGVLEALLEERREAGDR; translated from the coding sequence ATGAAGCGGACCACCAGCGTCGTCCAGCTCAAGGCGCGATTGTCGGAGTACCTGCGGATCGTCAAGGCGGGTCACGAACTCGTGATCACGGAACGTGGCGTGCCGGTGGCCCGGGTGGTGCCGCTCGATGAGGCGGAGCGCAAATCGACGCGTCGCGCCAGGCTGGCTCGCGCCGGCCTCCTCAAGGCGGGCCGGGGAAAACTGCCCAAGTGGTTCCTGCAGGCACCGGCTGGCGAGCCGTCGGGGGTGCTCGAAGCTTTGCTGGAGGAACGTCGCGAGGCCGGTGACCGCTGA
- a CDS encoding PIN domain-containing protein: protein MFWDSSALVPLLVPESQSVVLAALIADDKEATIWWATPLECHSALHRRHREHPLPQPAMTSAIERIRTLVEHTDTVSPSDELRRRAARLLAVHPLRAADALQLAAALLWCEEQPHAEGFVSLDVRLREAALKEGFTVLPA, encoded by the coding sequence ATGTTCTGGGACAGTTCGGCGCTGGTCCCGCTGCTCGTGCCCGAGTCGCAGTCAGTCGTGCTGGCCGCCCTGATTGCCGACGACAAGGAAGCGACGATCTGGTGGGCCACTCCCCTCGAATGTCATTCGGCGCTGCACCGCCGCCATCGCGAGCACCCGCTGCCCCAGCCGGCCATGACCAGTGCCATCGAACGCATTCGGACCCTGGTCGAACACACCGACACCGTCTCGCCGTCTGATGAGCTGCGTCGCCGCGCGGCGCGTCTGCTCGCCGTTCATCCACTGAGGGCTGCCGACGCGCTTCAACTCGCGGCAGCGCTCTTGTGGTGCGAGGAGCAGCCGCACGCCGAGGGGTTCGTCTCGCTGGACGTCAGGCTGCGCGAGGCCGCGCTCAAGGAGGGGTTTACGGTGCTGCCGGCGTAG
- a CDS encoding BMC domain-containing protein, whose translation MVETRGLIGMIEAADAMVKTANVVFVGWQKVDAGLVTAIVRGDVGSVKAATDAGAAAARRVGELVGVHVIPRPAEDLEKIFPMLRQKI comes from the coding sequence ATGGTGGAAACCCGCGGCCTGATCGGGATGATCGAGGCGGCCGACGCCATGGTCAAGACCGCCAACGTGGTGTTTGTCGGCTGGCAGAAAGTCGACGCCGGCCTCGTCACCGCCATCGTCCGTGGTGACGTCGGGTCGGTGAAGGCTGCGACCGACGCGGGTGCCGCGGCGGCACGCCGGGTTGGCGAGCTGGTCGGCGTGCACGTGATTCCACGCCCGGCGGAAGATCTCGAGAAGATCTTCCCGATGCTCCGGCAGAAGATCTAG
- a CDS encoding alanine racemase → MNINGLATPAVLIDRARAERNLDRMQAAADARGVRLRPHTKTHKSPIVAGWQIARGAIGICCAKLGEAEVFAPRLRSGQAAKPDIRIPYPLNPANADRVVALLDRTHLSFIVDHPVVARQWSDAMMRAGRQVDVLVKVDVGFHRCGIDPAAAGAVDMIKGVAALPGLRLRGLLAHAGHAYHAHSEDELRQMAEGEARTLRDLVARCRAAGVAIAEVSAGATPPARFSLQQDGFTEYRPGNYVYFDRTQVALGAATLDDCALTVLARVVSKPAADRIILDAGSKTLTNDGARGFQLAPGYGTVLHSLAGGHALSGGHALSGGNYSSGEGLWSGPQVADTTLLIERLSEEHATVKATAGSTTLEPGDLVRIVPNHSCVVSNLVDQAWLVDGDTVEPLPIAARGRIT, encoded by the coding sequence ATGAACATTAATGGGCTCGCCACTCCGGCTGTCCTGATCGATCGCGCCCGCGCCGAGCGCAACCTGGATCGCATGCAGGCCGCGGCGGATGCGCGCGGCGTCAGGCTGCGGCCCCACACCAAGACCCACAAGAGTCCCATCGTCGCAGGCTGGCAGATCGCGCGCGGCGCCATCGGCATTTGTTGCGCGAAGCTCGGCGAGGCTGAAGTGTTTGCCCCTCGACTTCGCTCAGGGCAAGCTGCCAAACCAGACATCCGGATCCCCTATCCGCTCAATCCGGCCAATGCCGATCGCGTAGTCGCGCTGCTCGATCGCACTCACCTGTCGTTTATCGTCGATCACCCCGTGGTAGCGCGGCAGTGGTCCGACGCCATGATGCGCGCGGGCCGGCAGGTCGACGTGCTCGTGAAAGTAGATGTTGGGTTTCACCGCTGCGGCATCGACCCGGCAGCCGCGGGTGCGGTGGACATGATCAAGGGCGTCGCCGCGCTTCCCGGTCTGCGGCTGCGCGGATTGCTGGCCCACGCGGGCCACGCGTATCACGCGCATTCGGAAGACGAATTGCGCCAGATGGCCGAGGGCGAGGCACGGACGCTGCGCGATCTGGTGGCACGGTGCCGCGCGGCGGGAGTCGCCATCGCTGAAGTGAGCGCTGGCGCCACGCCGCCGGCGCGCTTCTCGCTGCAACAGGACGGCTTCACCGAGTACCGGCCCGGCAACTACGTCTACTTCGACCGCACCCAGGTAGCGCTCGGCGCCGCAACGCTCGACGACTGCGCCCTCACGGTGCTGGCGCGCGTGGTGAGCAAGCCGGCCGCGGACCGGATCATCCTCGACGCTGGCTCAAAGACCCTGACCAATGACGGGGCTCGCGGATTTCAGCTCGCCCCCGGTTACGGGACGGTGCTTCACTCGCTGGCGGGAGGGCACGCCTTGTCGGGAGGGCACGCCTTGTCGGGAGGGAACTACTCGTCGGGAGAAGGGCTCTGGTCGGGACCGCAGGTCGCCGACACCACGCTGCTGATCGAGCGGCTGTCAGAAGAGCACGCGACGGTGAAAGCCACGGCCGGCTCGACCACGCTCGAGCCCGGCGACCTCGTCCGGATCGTGCCAAATCACTCGTGTGTCGTATCGAACCTGGTCGACCAGGCCTGGCTGGTGGACGGCGACACGGTCGAACCGCTGCCCATCGCCGCCCGCGGGCGCATTACCTAA
- a CDS encoding DUF1501 domain-containing protein has protein sequence MTSRRVFLKSGAMAMVTMGFAPSFLARTASAAGTRKKLLITVFQRGAVDGLNMVVPYGEADYYRSRPSIAIARPGADGGAIDLNGFFGLHPRMSAFKPLWDRGELAVVQASGSHDTTRSHFDAQDYMESATPGVKSTKDGWLNRYLAASAAHDAAVAAGRNPLRAVALTGQMPRTLQGAAPALAVGKTADFAVADMSARTTFEEIYQATQDRSLHGTGGEAFDAMRMLAAKTAGPYRPANGAVYPRSPFGQALQEIARLAKSDVGLEIAFAESTQWDHHVNQGAATGQMADRLDDFSRGIAALAEDLGERMADTIILTMSEFGRAVAENGSRGTDHGHGNAMFVIGGGVKGGEVYGQWPGLKADQRFEGRDLAVTTDFRDVFAEVVVKHLGATTQMAAPVFPGYAVKAAAFRGIVQ, from the coding sequence ATGACATCCCGACGGGTATTTCTGAAGAGCGGCGCGATGGCGATGGTGACCATGGGGTTTGCGCCGTCGTTTCTGGCGCGAACGGCGTCGGCGGCCGGCACGCGCAAGAAGCTGCTGATCACGGTGTTCCAGCGCGGCGCGGTTGACGGCCTCAACATGGTGGTGCCGTACGGCGAGGCCGACTACTACCGGTCGCGGCCCTCCATTGCCATCGCCAGGCCCGGCGCCGATGGTGGTGCCATCGATCTCAATGGGTTCTTCGGCCTGCATCCACGGATGTCGGCGTTCAAGCCACTATGGGATCGCGGTGAGCTCGCCGTCGTGCAGGCGTCGGGATCCCATGACACCACGCGATCGCATTTCGACGCGCAGGACTACATGGAGTCGGCGACGCCCGGCGTCAAGAGCACGAAGGACGGATGGCTCAATCGCTACCTGGCCGCCTCGGCCGCGCACGATGCCGCGGTCGCCGCGGGGCGCAACCCGTTGCGGGCGGTGGCACTCACGGGACAGATGCCGCGGACGTTGCAGGGCGCGGCGCCAGCGCTCGCAGTCGGCAAGACTGCCGACTTCGCTGTGGCCGACATGAGCGCGCGCACGACGTTCGAAGAGATCTACCAGGCTACACAGGACCGATCGTTGCACGGCACTGGCGGCGAGGCCTTCGACGCCATGCGCATGCTCGCCGCGAAAACGGCGGGGCCGTACCGGCCGGCCAACGGCGCCGTGTATCCGCGCTCGCCATTCGGGCAGGCGTTGCAGGAGATTGCGCGACTGGCCAAGTCGGACGTCGGACTGGAGATCGCCTTCGCCGAAAGCACGCAGTGGGACCATCACGTGAACCAGGGCGCGGCGACCGGCCAGATGGCCGACCGGCTGGACGACTTCTCGCGCGGCATCGCGGCGCTCGCCGAGGACCTGGGCGAGCGCATGGCCGACACGATCATTCTCACGATGTCGGAGTTCGGACGGGCGGTGGCCGAGAACGGCAGCCGCGGCACCGATCATGGCCACGGCAACGCCATGTTCGTGATCGGCGGCGGCGTGAAGGGCGGCGAAGTGTACGGCCAGTGGCCGGGCCTGAAAGCCGACCAGCGATTCGAGGGCCGCGACCTGGCGGTGACCACCGACTTCCGCGACGTCTTCGCCGAGGTGGTGGTGAAACACCTCGGGGCCACGACTCAGATGGCGGCGCCGGTATTCCCGGGCTACGCCGTCAAGGCCGCGGCATTCCGCGGGATCGTCCAGTAG
- a CDS encoding DUF1800 domain-containing protein, with protein sequence MWTRSFAVLSLIAVVAGHPQAGGPDPLPSGDDAVTHALNRLTFGPRPDDVARVKAMGLQQWIDQQLDPSRIDDRALTATLARLATLSLDSQTIQREYSGPAMVERRERQQQAGQAGGAGGAGRGREPSEAQRKDRQVIADLEEAKLLRAIRGERQLQEVLADFWFNHFNVFAGKGATRNYLNEYEREAIGPHVLGNFRDMLEASAKSPAMLFYLDNWQNVSENPSAPRRRVAPSPTSGAAASPTGLRPARGINENYARELMELHTLGVDGGYTQADVQNVARALTGWTITPRQGSSTMFVPRLHDDSAKTVLGHAFKAGGGEDDLERVLDILAAHPSTARHIATKLAIRFVSDTPPAALVDRAAARFTATNGNLREVVRTIITSPEFFAPEAYRAKVKTPLEFVASALRATGAEVRTALPLARELRDMGMPLYSCQPPTGYDDTATTWVSAGALVSRMNFAVALGKNQVRGVWIANPPADLGQQIGSPGFQRR encoded by the coding sequence ATGTGGACCCGTTCCTTCGCTGTGTTGTCGCTGATCGCCGTCGTTGCCGGCCACCCGCAAGCGGGTGGGCCCGATCCGCTGCCCTCTGGTGATGACGCCGTCACCCATGCGCTCAATCGACTGACCTTCGGTCCGCGACCGGACGACGTGGCACGCGTGAAGGCCATGGGCCTGCAGCAGTGGATCGACCAACAGCTCGACCCGTCGCGAATCGATGACAGGGCGCTTACGGCAACACTGGCCCGGCTGGCAACGCTGTCGCTCGATTCGCAAACCATCCAGCGCGAGTACTCGGGCCCGGCCATGGTGGAGCGACGGGAGCGGCAGCAACAGGCAGGTCAGGCGGGTGGGGCTGGTGGGGCGGGTAGGGGAAGGGAACCCAGCGAGGCGCAGCGAAAGGACCGGCAGGTGATCGCCGACCTCGAAGAGGCGAAGCTGCTGCGCGCGATCCGGGGCGAACGGCAACTGCAGGAAGTGCTGGCGGACTTCTGGTTCAACCACTTCAACGTGTTCGCCGGCAAGGGTGCGACCCGCAACTACCTGAACGAGTACGAGCGCGAAGCCATTGGCCCGCATGTGCTGGGCAACTTCCGCGACATGCTCGAAGCCAGCGCCAAGAGCCCCGCCATGCTCTTCTATCTTGATAACTGGCAGAATGTAAGTGAGAACCCGTCGGCCCCACGAAGGCGCGTAGCGCCGAGCCCGACAAGCGGCGCAGCCGCGAGCCCCACGGGCCTTCGGCCCGCCAGGGGCATCAACGAAAACTACGCGCGGGAGCTCATGGAGCTTCATACGCTGGGCGTTGACGGCGGCTACACGCAGGCCGACGTCCAGAATGTCGCGCGAGCGCTGACCGGTTGGACGATCACGCCGCGCCAAGGGTCGAGCACGATGTTCGTGCCGCGCCTCCACGACGACAGCGCCAAGACCGTGCTGGGACATGCCTTCAAGGCTGGCGGCGGCGAAGACGACCTCGAACGGGTCCTCGACATTTTGGCCGCGCATCCCTCGACGGCGAGGCACATTGCCACCAAGCTTGCGATCCGGTTTGTCAGCGACACACCGCCAGCCGCGCTCGTGGATCGCGCTGCGGCGCGGTTCACGGCGACCAACGGCAACCTGCGCGAGGTGGTGCGGACCATCATCACCTCGCCGGAATTCTTCGCGCCCGAGGCCTATCGCGCCAAGGTGAAGACGCCGCTGGAGTTCGTGGCCAGCGCGCTGCGTGCCACCGGTGCCGAGGTGCGCACGGCGCTGCCGCTGGCACGCGAACTGCGCGACATGGGCATGCCGCTCTATTCCTGCCAGCCACCGACCGGCTACGACGACACGGCGACGACCTGGGTGTCGGCCGGGGCGCTGGTCAGCCGCATGAACTTCGCCGTGGCGCTCGGCAAGAACCAGGTCCGCGGCGTCTGGATTGCCAATCCTCCTGCCGATCTCGGTCAGCAAATCGGTTCACCAGGGTTTCAACGACGGTAG
- a CDS encoding GNAT family N-acetyltransferase, with the protein MSFRVIPAAGDVLERVLDDTFPLWNDGLTRAHYGKSWAAQVKTPWGSAHLDRVALVDGPHVVSSAKRYDLSLRLGGRIRRVLGIGAVFTPAAYRGRGAARELIARMLETAVTEGQEFAMLFSEIAPAFYERLEFVPVPLTEWVIEVDQKRGGAPAILVRSGDERDLPSIVEMSAIRSAGARLALDRSEDFIRFGITRKRLLSGLSPAGVRTTEFLVAEEGQQAVAYLVATEQDGRWMIEEAGDRDPAGARLGAMLQVMLARYPSERLPEIRGWWPQALVPPQLRVAATMPTQEVLMIRPLRDRMLPLPPLAAAEVIYWHGDYF; encoded by the coding sequence ATGTCTTTTCGAGTAATTCCTGCCGCCGGTGATGTCCTCGAGCGCGTGCTCGACGACACGTTTCCCCTCTGGAACGACGGATTGACCCGAGCGCACTACGGCAAGAGCTGGGCGGCGCAGGTCAAGACGCCGTGGGGATCCGCACACCTCGATCGCGTGGCGCTCGTTGACGGTCCTCACGTCGTGTCGAGCGCCAAGCGCTACGACCTGTCGTTGCGTCTCGGCGGCCGCATCCGTCGGGTGCTGGGCATTGGCGCCGTGTTCACCCCTGCGGCGTATCGCGGCCGCGGCGCCGCGCGCGAGCTCATCGCCCGCATGCTCGAGACCGCCGTGACCGAAGGGCAAGAGTTCGCGATGCTCTTCTCGGAGATTGCCCCGGCGTTTTACGAGCGCCTGGAGTTCGTTCCGGTTCCGCTAACCGAGTGGGTCATAGAAGTCGATCAGAAGCGCGGCGGGGCGCCGGCAATCCTGGTGCGAAGCGGCGACGAGCGCGATCTGCCGAGCATTGTCGAGATGTCGGCCATTCGTTCGGCCGGGGCGCGGTTGGCGCTCGATCGCAGCGAAGACTTCATTCGCTTCGGCATCACCCGCAAGCGCCTGCTCTCGGGCCTGTCACCGGCGGGTGTACGGACGACCGAGTTCCTCGTGGCGGAAGAGGGTCAGCAGGCGGTGGCCTACCTGGTCGCCACCGAACAGGACGGCCGGTGGATGATCGAGGAGGCCGGCGATCGCGATCCGGCCGGCGCGCGGCTGGGCGCCATGCTCCAAGTGATGCTGGCGCGTTATCCGAGCGAACGGTTGCCGGAGATCCGCGGCTGGTGGCCGCAGGCGCTGGTGCCGCCGCAGCTCAGGGTCGCGGCGACGATGCCGACCCAGGAAGTGCTGATGATCCGCCCGCTGCGCGACCGGATGTTGCCGCTGCCGCCACTGGCCGCGGCCGAGGTCATCTATTGGCACGGCGACTATTTCTGA
- a CDS encoding carboxypeptidase-like regulatory domain-containing protein, translating to MKQHLLVVGVVALFATAGALAQVPGGGQGPLRGQARATPLRDDAPRGTAVIRGQIVAADTGAPIRRAQVRVSSPEARESRVAATDAQGRFEVKELPAGRYTINASKGGFVTLQYGQRRPSESGTPIELGDGQTLDKLTIALPRGSVLGGRITDEFGEPVANASVIAMRYSYAGGGRRLTAAPGSNSRDTTDDQGHYRLFGLPPGEYFVSATLRSGPEAADPTGEVSGYAATYFPGTPNLSEAARVTLAVSQENTTVSFGLIATRLVRVSGQVLTSTGEPAAGGNVMLLSGGSATGRGIQLQQGGGGGGRIDRTGAFTIANVAPGRYQVQARSGGRGGDGELAKMDLVVGTEDVGGVTLVTAPGAIVTGLVVSDTGEPFDFPTQQLQVGARAANPDAPGAGGGISRVGANFTFELRGLTDARLFRVSAPQGWTLKSVALGGQDITDVPTELPPGQSVAGMQIVLTKKTTTLSGVVSDAAGRPLLDATVVVFPANQQLWTFQSRFIKAARPDQDGTYRVAGLPASEDYLIVAVQGLEDGQAGDPEFLAAVKEAAAKFALADGETKAVDVKLSAPK from the coding sequence GTGAAGCAGCACTTGCTCGTCGTTGGCGTCGTGGCCCTGTTTGCAACCGCCGGGGCGCTGGCCCAGGTGCCCGGTGGCGGCCAGGGGCCGCTGCGAGGACAGGCGCGCGCGACGCCGCTGCGCGACGACGCGCCACGGGGCACTGCCGTCATTCGGGGACAGATCGTCGCCGCCGACACCGGCGCGCCGATTCGCCGGGCGCAGGTCCGCGTGTCATCGCCCGAGGCCCGCGAGAGCCGCGTGGCGGCCACCGACGCGCAGGGCCGCTTCGAGGTCAAGGAACTGCCCGCGGGCCGCTACACCATCAATGCCAGCAAGGGCGGCTTCGTCACACTGCAGTACGGCCAGCGGCGCCCGTCAGAATCCGGCACACCGATCGAGCTGGGCGATGGGCAGACGCTCGACAAGCTGACCATCGCGTTGCCGCGCGGCAGCGTGCTTGGCGGCCGCATCACCGACGAGTTCGGCGAGCCGGTGGCCAATGCGAGCGTGATCGCGATGCGCTACAGCTATGCCGGCGGCGGCCGGCGCCTGACCGCCGCGCCGGGATCCAACTCGCGCGACACCACCGACGACCAGGGTCACTATCGCCTGTTCGGCCTGCCGCCCGGTGAGTACTTCGTGAGCGCGACGTTGCGCTCGGGGCCGGAAGCCGCCGACCCGACCGGTGAAGTCTCGGGCTACGCCGCCACCTACTTTCCCGGCACCCCGAACCTGAGCGAGGCGGCGCGCGTGACGCTGGCGGTGTCGCAAGAGAACACCACCGTGTCGTTCGGTCTGATTGCCACCAGGCTGGTGCGGGTCTCGGGCCAGGTGCTCACGTCGACTGGCGAGCCCGCAGCTGGCGGCAACGTCATGTTGCTGTCGGGCGGCAGCGCCACCGGCCGGGGCATCCAGCTGCAACAGGGCGGCGGCGGCGGCGGACGGATCGACCGGACCGGCGCCTTCACCATTGCCAACGTCGCGCCGGGCCGTTACCAGGTCCAGGCCCGCAGCGGCGGCCGCGGCGGCGATGGCGAACTGGCCAAGATGGACCTCGTCGTCGGCACCGAAGACGTCGGCGGCGTGACGTTGGTGACCGCGCCCGGCGCCATCGTCACCGGCCTCGTGGTCAGCGACACCGGCGAGCCGTTCGACTTCCCCACCCAGCAGCTGCAAGTGGGCGCCCGCGCCGCCAATCCCGATGCGCCGGGTGCAGGCGGCGGCATCAGCCGGGTCGGGGCCAATTTCACGTTCGAGCTGCGCGGCCTGACCGACGCCCGCCTGTTCCGCGTCAGCGCGCCGCAAGGGTGGACGCTGAAGTCGGTCGCGCTTGGCGGCCAGGACATCACCGACGTGCCCACGGAACTGCCGCCGGGCCAATCGGTGGCGGGCATGCAGATCGTGCTGACGAAAAAGACAACGACCCTGTCGGGCGTGGTGTCAGACGCGGCCGGCCGGCCGCTGCTCGACGCGACCGTCGTGGTGTTTCCCGCGAACCAGCAGTTGTGGACGTTCCAGTCCCGGTTCATCAAGGCGGCGCGGCCCGATCAGGACGGCACGTACCGCGTGGCGGGCCTGCCCGCGTCAGAGGATTACCTGATCGTCGCGGTGCAGGGCCTTGAAGACGGGCAGGCCGGCGACCCCGAGTTCCTGGCAGCGGTGAAGGAGGCGGCCGCGAAATTCGCGTTGGCCGACGGTGAAACCAAGGCCGTTGACGTTAAACTCTCGGCACCGAAGTGA